The Microbacterium sp. W4I20 genome segment TCGCAGGGTCGGCCGCCTACATCTCCTGCGGCACCTGGGGACTCGTCGGCGTCGAGCTGACCGAGCCGGTGCTGACGGATGCCGCGCGCGAGGCGAACTTCACGCACGAGCTCGGCGTCGACGGCCGCTACCGGTTCCTGCACAACGTCACCGGGCTGTGGCTGCTCAGCGAGACCGTGCGGGCGTGGGAGGCGGAGGACGGCGCGAGCCTCGATCTGTCCGAGCTGCTCACCGCCGCATCCGCCGTCACGGGCGACATCCCGCTCTTCGACGCGAACGACCCTTCGCTCAGTGCGCCGGGCGACATGCCGACGCGCATCACCGTGCTTCTCCGTGGCGACGCGCCCTCATCGAGAGCCGCCTTCGCCCGCACGATCGTCGAGTCGATCGCCGCGGCGTTCGCGGAAGCCGTGCAGACGGCATCCGCTCTCTCCGGGCGCACGCTCGACGTCGTGCATCTCGTCGGCGGCGGCTCGCTCAACCGCCTGCTCTGCCAGGCGACCGCCGATCGCACCGGCCTGCCGGTGCTCGCCGGCCCGGTCGAGGCGACCGCCCTGGGGAACGTGCTCGTGCAGGCCCGCGCCCTCGGCGCCGCCCCCGCGACGCTCGAGGGTCTGCGCGCCCTGGTCGCCGCGACCCATCCGCCGGAGCGCTTCGAGCCGCACCCCTGACGCGGGTCTATCCCTTCACCGCTCCCCCGAGCCCTGCCGACCGCAGGAACACCGACTGGAACACGAGGAACATCGCGATCGGGATCAGCGTCGCGATCGCCAGCGCCGCGAGGAACACGTCGAGCTCGGTCTGCGACTGCACGGCGGGGAGTCGCACCGACAGGGGCTGCACCGCGGGATCGGGCAGCACCAGCATCGGCCAGAGGTAGTCCTTCCACGCGGCGATGATCGCGAACACCGAGACCACTCCGAGGATCGGCTTCGACATCGGCAGGACGATCGACCAGAACAGCCGGAAAGGGCCGGCGCCGTCCGTGCGCGCCGCCTCGAACACCTCGCGCGGCAGCGAGTCGAAGAACCGCTTCACGAGCAGGATGTTGAACGCGTTCGCGCCCATCGGCAGCCACACGGCCAGGTAGTTGTTCAGCAGGTTGACCTCGCCGAGCAGCGGCGGGTTCACGATGGTCAGGTACAGCGGCACCAGCAGCACGATCCCGGGGATGAACAGCGTCGCGAGCACGAGCGCATTGAGCACGGGGGCGTACGCGGGACGCAGCACGGACAGCGCGTACCCGGCGGTGGTCGCGATGAACAGCTGCACGAACCAGGCGCCGACCGCGATCACCACCGTGTTGAGGAAGTACTGGTCGATGTGGATGTCGTTCCACGCGGTGGACAGGTTCGCCCAGTCGATCCCGTTCGGCCACAGCGCGAAGGGTTGCTGCAGCGTGTCCTGCGTGGGAGTGACCGCGGACTTCGCCAGCCAGAGGATCGGCCCCAGCCCGGCGACCACCAGCCCGATGGTGAGGAACACGTGCGTCAGCGACATGCCGAATCGGATGCCGGGGCGCCGGCGTTCCGAGGCGGAGATGACGGTGCGGTCGCCCGCACTGTCGACCGCGCGCTCGGCGGCCTTCTCGGCCGCCCGCGTCGAGAGGCGAGTGGTGAGGCTCATGTCGTGCTCCATCGGTCGGTCAGCGTGAAGTACAGCCACGAGAGCACCGCCAGCACGATCGCCAGCAGCACCGAGACCGCGGTGGCCTCGCCGTAGTCGCCGCCGAGGCTGTTGCGGAACGCCTTGTCGTAGATGTAGAGCAGCACGGTCTTCGTCGCACCGGCAGGGCCGCCGCCGGTGAACAGGAACGGTTCGAGGAACACCTGCGCGGTGGCGATCACCTGCAGGATCAGCATGATGAAGAGGATGCCGCGCAGCTGCGGCAGCGTGACATGCCAGACCTTTTTCCAGATGCCGGCGCCGTCGACCTCGGCGGCGTCGTAGAGCTCGGGCGGAACACCCAGAAGCGCGGCGAGGTAGATGATGATCGACCCGCCGGCCCCGGCCCAGGTCGCCTCGAGCACCAGCGAGGGCATGGCCTGCACCGCGTCCTGGATCCACGGCTGCGGCGGGATGCCGACGGCGCCGAGCACGGTGTTGAAGACGCCGGAGGGGTCGGCGCTGTAGAAGAACTTCCACAGCAGCACGGCGACGACCGGCGGGATGACGACCGGCAGGTACGCGAGGGCCGAGTAGAGCCCCTTGCCACGACGCACCTCACTCATCAGCACGGCCATGAGCAGCGGCAGCGGGAAGCCGAAGAGGAGGGCGAGCACCGCGAACCAGAGCGTGTTGATCACCGCCCGTCCGAGTTCCGGATCGCTCAGAACGACGAGGTAGTTGTCGAAGCCGACCCATTCGGCCACGATCAGGTTCGTCTTCTGCAGGCTCATGATCACCGACTGCACGATCGGCGACCACGAGAAGAACACGAACACGAACAGCATCGGGAGGACGAAGAGGAGGTTCGCGAGACCGCCGCCGCGGTACCAGGTGAGGGGCGAGCGGCGGCGAGCGGAGCGCACAGGGGGCGGCGGAGTCTCCTCCGCCGCCACCCGCTGCTCAGAGAGCGTCATCGTCATGGACTACTCGTCGAGCTTCGCCTGGGCGTCGGTCTGGGCCTGGGCCAGCAGGGCGTCGATGTCGGCGTTCTCGTCGGTGAGCACGGTCTGGACCACCGAGTCCAGGAGCGAGTACACCTCCTGCGTCTTGACCTTCGGCTCCCCCACCGGCGTCTGGTCCCAGATGCGCTCGCTGAACGGCGCCATCTGCTCGACCGGGACATTGATGTAGTCGGCGATCCAACCGAGCGACTCCTC includes the following:
- a CDS encoding carbohydrate ABC transporter permease, with translation MSLTTRLSTRAAEKAAERAVDSAGDRTVISASERRRPGIRFGMSLTHVFLTIGLVVAGLGPILWLAKSAVTPTQDTLQQPFALWPNGIDWANLSTAWNDIHIDQYFLNTVVIAVGAWFVQLFIATTAGYALSVLRPAYAPVLNALVLATLFIPGIVLLVPLYLTIVNPPLLGEVNLLNNYLAVWLPMGANAFNILLVKRFFDSLPREVFEAARTDGAGPFRLFWSIVLPMSKPILGVVSVFAIIAAWKDYLWPMLVLPDPAVQPLSVRLPAVQSQTELDVFLAALAIATLIPIAMFLVFQSVFLRSAGLGGAVKG
- a CDS encoding carbohydrate ABC transporter permease, encoding MTMTLSEQRVAAEETPPPPVRSARRRSPLTWYRGGGLANLLFVLPMLFVFVFFSWSPIVQSVIMSLQKTNLIVAEWVGFDNYLVVLSDPELGRAVINTLWFAVLALLFGFPLPLLMAVLMSEVRRGKGLYSALAYLPVVIPPVVAVLLWKFFYSADPSGVFNTVLGAVGIPPQPWIQDAVQAMPSLVLEATWAGAGGSIIIYLAALLGVPPELYDAAEVDGAGIWKKVWHVTLPQLRGILFIMLILQVIATAQVFLEPFLFTGGGPAGATKTVLLYIYDKAFRNSLGGDYGEATAVSVLLAIVLAVLSWLYFTLTDRWSTT